One segment of Dolichospermum sp. DET69 DNA contains the following:
- a CDS encoding type II toxin-antitoxin system VapC family toxin → MSVYFLDSSALVKRYVAEIGSGWVVGLCNPTLKNDVFIAAITAVEITAAISRRSRAGTINIQDATIVYHQLKNDIESEYQVIEITESIINSGMKLAEKYCLRGYDAVQLAAAESINTLCIANGLPQLTFVSADKELNIAAVSAGLLVENPNNHSST, encoded by the coding sequence ATGTCTGTTTATTTTTTAGATAGCAGTGCCTTAGTTAAACGCTACGTTGCGGAAATAGGTTCAGGTTGGGTTGTTGGCTTGTGCAATCCTACGTTAAAAAATGATGTATTTATTGCTGCTATTACTGCTGTAGAGATTACTGCGGCAATTAGTAGGCGATCGCGGGCTGGAACTATTAATATTCAAGATGCTACAATAGTATACCATCAGTTAAAAAATGATATCGAATCTGAATATCAAGTGATCGAAATTACAGAAAGTATCATTAATTCAGGAATGAAATTAGCTGAAAAATATTGTTTACGCGGCTACGATGCAGTTCAATTAGCTGCTGCTGAGTCTATAAATACCCTTTGCATCGCAAATGGTTTACCTCAATTAACTTTTGTATCTGCTGATAAAGAATTGAATATAGCTGCTGTTAGTGCAGGTTTGCTTGTCGAAAATCCTAACAACCACTCTTCAACCTAA
- the typA gene encoding translational GTPase TypA has translation MTLPIRNVAIIAHVDHGKTTLVDALLKQSGIFREGEDVPDCVMDSNDLERERGITILSKNTAVRYKDTLINIVDTPGHADFGGEVERVLGMVDGCILIVDANEGPMPQTRFVLKKALEKGLRPIVVINKIDRGQVDPHIAVDKVLDLFLELGADEDQCDFKYLFASGMAGFAKETLEEEGVDMQPLFNAILRHVPAPVGDPNKPLQLQVTTLDYSEYLGRIVIGKIHNGTIRAGQQAALVVEDGTIVKGKITKLMGFDGLRRVDMEEATAGYIVAVAGFADAYIGETITDPNNPMALPLIKVDEPTLQMTFWVNDSPFAGQEGKLVTSRQIRDRLYRELETNVALRVEDTDSPDKFLVSGRGELHLGILIETMRREGFEFQVSQPQVIYRTVGGQNCEPFELLALDVPADAVGSCIERLGQRKAEMQDMQPGSGDRTQLEFIVAARGLIGFRGEFMRMTRGEGIMNHSFLDYRPLCGDIEARNKGVLISFEEGVSTSYAMKNCEDRGAFFISEGTKVYKGMIIGEHNRPQDLELNVCKTKQLTNHRSSGGEELTQLQTPIDMNLERALEYIAQDELVEVTPESIRLRKMSKKLVKR, from the coding sequence ATGACGCTCCCAATTCGTAACGTCGCCATTATCGCCCACGTTGACCATGGTAAAACCACCTTGGTTGATGCTCTCCTCAAACAGTCCGGCATTTTCCGCGAAGGCGAAGACGTTCCGGATTGTGTCATGGACTCCAACGATTTGGAGCGGGAACGAGGCATTACAATTCTCTCTAAAAATACAGCGGTTCGCTACAAAGACACCCTGATTAATATTGTTGATACCCCTGGACACGCTGACTTCGGTGGTGAAGTAGAACGGGTTCTCGGCATGGTGGACGGTTGTATTCTGATTGTTGATGCCAACGAAGGCCCAATGCCCCAAACCCGCTTTGTACTTAAAAAGGCTTTGGAAAAAGGTCTCCGTCCTATTGTCGTTATTAACAAAATTGACCGTGGACAAGTTGACCCCCACATTGCTGTTGATAAGGTCTTGGATCTGTTCTTAGAATTAGGTGCAGATGAAGACCAGTGCGACTTTAAGTATCTGTTTGCTTCCGGTATGGCTGGTTTCGCTAAAGAAACCTTAGAAGAAGAAGGGGTAGATATGCAGCCCCTATTTAATGCAATTCTGCGCCACGTACCTGCACCAGTGGGAGATCCTAACAAACCTCTGCAATTGCAAGTTACCACCCTAGATTATTCTGAATATTTAGGACGGATTGTTATTGGTAAAATCCACAATGGGACGATCCGGGCTGGACAACAAGCCGCTTTGGTAGTAGAAGATGGCACTATTGTCAAGGGCAAAATCACCAAATTGATGGGATTTGATGGTTTGAGACGGGTAGACATGGAAGAAGCTACCGCAGGTTATATTGTGGCTGTGGCTGGTTTTGCTGATGCTTACATTGGTGAAACAATTACAGATCCTAATAACCCCATGGCTTTACCTTTAATTAAGGTAGATGAACCAACTTTACAAATGACTTTCTGGGTGAATGATTCACCTTTTGCTGGTCAAGAAGGTAAATTGGTAACATCTCGTCAAATCCGCGATCGCTTGTACCGCGAATTAGAAACAAACGTGGCTTTGCGCGTTGAAGACACCGACTCTCCTGATAAATTCCTGGTTTCCGGTCGTGGGGAATTACACTTAGGGATATTAATCGAAACCATGCGACGTGAAGGTTTTGAGTTCCAAGTATCTCAACCTCAAGTAATTTACCGCACAGTTGGTGGTCAAAATTGCGAACCTTTTGAACTTCTAGCGTTAGACGTTCCCGCCGATGCAGTTGGTAGCTGTATTGAACGTTTGGGACAACGGAAAGCGGAAATGCAAGATATGCAGCCTGGTAGTGGCGATCGCACTCAATTAGAGTTTATCGTTGCAGCTCGTGGTTTAATTGGTTTCCGGGGTGAATTCATGCGGATGACTCGCGGTGAAGGCATTATGAACCACAGTTTCCTTGATTATCGTCCTCTTTGTGGTGATATTGAAGCCCGCAACAAAGGCGTTCTCATCTCCTTTGAAGAAGGTGTTTCTACCTCCTACGCGATGAAAAACTGTGAAGATAGAGGCGCATTCTTTATCAGTGAAGGAACTAAGGTTTACAAAGGTATGATTATTGGTGAACATAATCGTCCCCAAGATTTGGAATTGAACGTTTGTAAAACTAAGCAATTAACCAACCATAGATCATCTGGTGGTGAAGAACTTACTCAGTTACAAACACCCATAGACATGAATTTGGAACGAGCTTTGGAATACATTGCTCAAGATGAATTGGTGGAAGTTACACCTGAATCTATTCGTCTTCGGAAGATGTCTAAGAAATTGGTGAAACGATAA
- a CDS encoding transcriptional regulator has translation MVKSLPYHDFLISHLKDPAYAATYLETHLEDDGEEPDSRLIKLALSHVAEALAEQNLTPEQAKLHREQLDQILSQPGNEAIYNLANWLNALGLKLTITMIDQEDNNIINAANNVKITV, from the coding sequence ATGGTTAAAAGTTTACCATACCATGACTTTCTAATTTCACATTTAAAAGATCCAGCTTATGCTGCTACATATCTAGAAACGCACTTAGAAGACGATGGAGAAGAACCAGATTCTAGATTAATTAAACTAGCATTAAGTCATGTAGCAGAAGCCTTAGCTGAACAAAATCTTACTCCAGAACAAGCTAAACTACATCGAGAACAATTAGATCAAATACTATCCCAACCAGGAAATGAAGCAATTTATAACTTAGCAAATTGGCTCAATGCTTTGGGATTAAAATTAACTATCACTATGATTGACCAAGAAGATAATAACATTATTAATGCTGCCAATAATGTCAAAATAACTGTTTAA
- a CDS encoding bifunctional (p)ppGpp synthetase/guanosine-3',5'-bis(diphosphate) 3'-pyrophosphohydrolase → MLSERFTQALTYAHELHATQKRKAGDIPYITHLLGVASIALEYGANEDEAIAALLHDAIEDQGGAATREEIRRRFGDNVTAIVDGCTDADTTPKPPWKPRKEAYIAHISTASPSVLLVSASDKLHNVRSILKDYRIIGDAVWERFQGGKEGTLWYYRALADAFGQHQITPLVEELARVVSELEVLAAYKK, encoded by the coding sequence ATGCTATCAGAACGCTTTACCCAAGCTCTTACCTACGCCCATGAACTCCACGCCACCCAAAAACGCAAAGCTGGCGATATTCCCTACATTACCCATTTACTAGGAGTAGCCAGCATAGCCTTAGAATATGGTGCAAACGAAGACGAAGCGATCGCAGCTTTACTACATGATGCCATAGAAGACCAAGGCGGAGCAGCCACCAGAGAAGAAATTCGCCGGCGGTTTGGGGATAATGTTACCGCCATAGTTGATGGTTGCACAGACGCAGACACCACACCTAAACCCCCTTGGAAACCCCGAAAAGAGGCTTATATTGCCCATATTTCCACCGCTTCCCCCTCAGTATTGCTAGTTTCTGCATCTGATAAACTTCATAATGTGCGGTCAATTCTCAAAGATTATCGGATTATCGGTGATGCAGTTTGGGAACGGTTTCAAGGTGGAAAAGAAGGCACACTTTGGTATTATCGCGCCCTAGCAGATGCTTTCGGGCAACATCAAATTACGCCCTTAGTTGAAGAATTAGCAAGAGTAGTTTCTGAATTAGAAGTTTTAGCTGCATACAAAAAATGA
- a CDS encoding type II toxin-antitoxin system RelE/ParE family toxin — protein MEAQPREIQRYIKPDGKIPFDDWFDNLRDIKAQIKINKRLNRVNLGNLGDYRALREGVFELKIDYGSGYRIYFGQIGTTIVLLLCGGDKSTQDQDIHQAIEYWQNYRS, from the coding sequence ATGGAAGCCCAACCACGAGAAATTCAACGATATATTAAACCAGACGGTAAAATTCCTTTTGATGACTGGTTTGATAATCTCCGAGATATTAAAGCTCAAATAAAAATTAATAAAAGACTCAACAGAGTTAATTTAGGAAATTTAGGTGATTATCGCGCACTTCGAGAAGGGGTTTTTGAACTTAAAATTGATTATGGATCTGGTTATCGGATTTATTTTGGACAAATTGGGACAACAATTGTGCTTCTGCTATGTGGTGGAGATAAAAGCACCCAAGATCAAGATATTCACCAAGCTATAGAATATTGGCAAAACTATAGGAGTTAA